From bacterium:
CGAAGGACAAAGAATGAATATTGATGTCAAAGATAAAAACGGAGTTAATATTATTCTTGTAAAAGGCAATTTGATGGGCGGGGAAGAGACTATTGCCGTTCATGAAAAAGTTAAGAAATTGGTTGAGCAGGGCAAGAAGAAATTCGTTATTGATCTGTCTAAAGTTAAATGGATGAATAGCTCCGGCCTCGGTA
This genomic window contains:
- a CDS encoding STAS domain-containing protein, which encodes MNIDVKDKNGVNIILVKGNLMGGEETIAVHEKVKKLVEQGKKKFVIDLSKVKWMNSSGLG